A window from Kluyveromyces lactis strain NRRL Y-1140 chromosome E complete sequence encodes these proteins:
- the EDE1 gene encoding Ede1p (weakly similar to uniprot|P34216 Saccharomyces cerevisiae YBL047C EDE1 Key endocytic protein involved in a network of interactions with other endocytic proteins binds membranes in a ubiquitin-dependent manner may also bind ubiquitinated membrane-associated proteins) yields MSGIAFRVPLTSEEKQAFSQHFSRLDREQLGIVTGEALRPLFSQSGLTPQQLSQIWTICDTENAGFLTVDQFNAALRMVAHLQENPGAQVTLELYQTPASKLPSFGQSQKFNSASTQPSIPPPSNQSHSVQRVPSVINRSVSRTNTGSSPTYSVIPVCTPHDYAKFAQLFDRSTEESGFLAGNKAREIFLKAKLPTQTLGTIWGLCDRSNSGSLDKVEFVMAMHLIQLTLQQNAAVQNLPSTLPNYLWNSLNSTASSTLTPLSANNTGFSFTSGSGSVVRNPGIIRKPSLSRLPSGTFSNAATDWTLTLEKKQQFDAIFDSLDKEKKGSLGSNVLVPFFLTSKLGQDVLATVWDLADIHNSPVFTKVEFAIAMFLIQKKNAGIELPDVVPDQLLNSPALGLYHQQQQQQQQQRISVASTGDAGQNYQNFAAPVQAQKTSNSALDDLLGLNESFTPPPPSLPSQPQSSAQPSTHLAPNARKFRPSSTFGQTIIPEEGGNDQQQQQQQQQQQQQYMQTAPTHVGSAAPPPPPTARNSSLPSVPNFGGVSVPSREVTSNNREIVPPASLSQATTELANLSTQVSSLTTQATKVHEEKTAAQNELTRITNMKASIETKLIGLRASYNEEVRQTEEIQTQLNALRAQNEELSQQASVAEANYHAVQTQNEDLQTQLQQAQEEERQLKERLAQFNTLSSQLQQQLAEVQENAKAERSRVDIHAKQLELSEMTANNLQTEIQSLEQTLGIYLSKHKELDDYKATIEAQHAEMENKHKQYLATSEEVHARELEVQSRTAEIEKQEQLYRDQVSRLQELFNDLNKRKSEFEAANAEFEKQQYDYADRVQKFSENQMKLAMGETPDDEYTNELIQKRLQIQTAQPAEEEEKPESVFDKDVPTPVSQTEPDEEQNQQLEDDQLSEQQLHDQQGNDEVAAEAMADSFEGSLNEYGIPRTESVTSSTANNPPQSVRDEVESEPKENAVLDIDQQLEDAENNDITKQGSETVQPASTDEPLPGGWSTGSTLEKDQISDSDADSIKKTPILETQDKVSDAQGAEIDIPAIQDLKLEDTQVSSEDEKHEQVESSAKNVSSKPDTPEFVNQFEHITHQDLDENVFHDASSVQPFDSEESAKAPVGNDEWDEIFSGLGNNGNTIQTSDVPASVTPTPLQHPVPSAGSLPLSSMSKSPIDRGIAVTPKSLAIEELSSMGFSKEEATKALEKCDWDLDDATNLLLDGA; encoded by the coding sequence ATGTCAGGTATTGCGTTCCGTGTACCCCTCACTAGTGAGGAAAAGCAAGCATTTTCCCAGCACTTTTCTCGGTTAGATAGAGAACAATTGGGAATTGTGACTGGAGAAGCTTTAAGACCTTTGTTTAGTCAATCAGGGTTAACTCCGCAACAGTTGTCGCAAATATGGACCATTTGCGATACCGAAAACGCGGGCTTCTTAACTGTTGATCAATTTAACGCCGCTCTAAGAATGGTTGCGCACTTACAGGAAAATCCAGGTGCGCAAGTTACTTTAGAATTGTATCAGACTCCTGCTTCGAAGCTCCCTTCATTCGGACAAAGTCAAAAGTTCAACTCTGCTTCTACACAACCATCTATCCCACCACCATCAAATCAGTCTCATTCTGTCCAGAGAGTCCCCTCTGTTATCAATAGATCGGTGAGCAGAACTAATACGGGTTCGTCGCCAACTTATTCCGTCATTCCTGTATGCACTCCTCATGATTATGCCAAGTTTGCCCAATTATTTGACAGATCAACGGAAGAAAGCGGTTTCCTAGCTGGTAATAAAGCAAGAGAAATCTTCCTTAAAGCAAAGTTACCAACTCAAACTCTAGGTACTATTTGGGGGTTGTGTGACAGGAGCAATAGCGGAAGCTTGGATAAAGTGGAGTTTGTTATGGCGATGCATTTGATTCAGCTAACACTACAGCAAAACGCAGCCGTTCAAAACTTACCTTCTACTTTGCCAAATTATTTGtggaattctttgaatagTACAGCATCTTCTACTCTGACTCCACTGAGCGCCAATAACACAGGCTTCTCTTTCACATCTGGCAGTGGATCTGTTGTCAGAAATCCGGGAATTATCAGAAAACCTTCTTTGTCCAGACTTCCATCCGGTACTTTTTCTAATGCTGCAACAGATTGGACCTTGACTCTTGAAAAAAAGCAGCAGTTTGACGCTATTTTCgattctttggataaagagaaaaaggGTTCCTTAGGTTCTAACGTCTTagttccattttttttgacatcGAAATTGGGACAGGATGTCTTAGCAACTGTGTGGGATCTTGCTGATATTCATAACAGTCCAGTTTTCACTAAGGTTGAATTTGCGATTGCAATGTTTTTaattcagaagaagaatgcCGGGATCGAATTGCCAGATGTTGTTCCTGATCAATTATTAAATTCGCCAGCTTTAGGTTTGTAccatcaacaacaacaacaacaacaacaacagcgCATTAGTGTAGCAAGCACCGGAGATGCTGGTCAAAATTACCAAAATTTTGCAGCTCCGGTTCAAGCTCAGAAAACCAGTAATAGCGCTCTGGATGACTTGCTTGGTCTAAATGAATCATTCACTCCTCCGCCTCCATCTCTTCCTTCCCAGCCACAATCATCGGCTCAGCCTTCAACACATTTGGCACCAAATGCTAGGAAATTTAGACCTTCATCTACATTTGGACAAACCATTATCCCTGAAGAAGGTGGTAACGaccagcaacaacaacaacagcagcagcagcagcagcagcagtatATGCAAACTGCTCCTACACACGTAGGCTCTGCAGCTCCTCCTCCACCACCCACTGCACGTAATTCTTCGTTACCAAGTGTTCCAAACTTTGGAGGTGTTTCTGTCCCTTCGAGGGAAGTCACTTCTAACAATCGTGAAATTGTGCCACCGGCATCGCTTTCTCAGGCCACTACTGAACTTGCAAATCTCTCCACTCAGGTGAGTTCATTAACGACACAAGCTACGAAAGTTCATGAAGAGAAAACAGCTGCTCAGAATGAACTTACTCGTATAACTAACATGAAGGCATCGATCGAGACTAAACTCATTGGTTTGCGTGCGTCTTACAATGAAGAAGTTCGTCAAACGGAGGAGATACAGACGCAATTGAACGCTCTTCGTGCACAAAACGAAGAGTTAAGTCAACAAGCTTCTGTTGCAGAGGCAAATTATCATGCTGTGCAGACTCAGAACGAGGATTTGCAAACACAGTTGCAACAAGCTCAAGAAGAGGAAAGGCAGTTAAAGGAGAGGTTGGCCCAGTTTAACACTTTGTCCTCTCAGTTACAGCAACAGTTGGCTGAAGTTCAAGAGAATGCTAAAGCTGAAAGATCCAGAGTCGATATTCATGCCAAGCAGTTAGAACTTTCAGAGATGACTGCCAACAATCTTCAAACAGAAATTCAAAGTCTTGAACAAACCCTTGGTATCTACTTATCAAAGCACAAAGAATTGGATGACTACAAAGCTACTATTGAGGCTCAGCACGCTGAGATGGAAAACAAACATAAGCAATACCTTGCAACTTCTGAAGAAGTACATGCACGTGAATTGGAAGTTCAATCCAGAACAGCAGAGATAGAAAAGCAGGAACAACTATACCGTGATCAAGTATCGAGGTTGCAAGAACTatttaatgatttgaataaaagGAAGTCGGAGTTTGAAGCAGCAAATGCAGAGTTTGAGAAGCAACAGTATGACTATGCCGATAGAGTCCAAAAATTCTCTGAGAATCAAATGAAGTTAGCCATGGGAGAAACCCCTGATGATGAGTATACAAACgaattgattcaaaaaaGACTGCAAATTCAGACTGCCCAGCCAGCTGAGGAGGAGGAAAAACCAGAAAGTGTTTTCGACAAAGATGTTCCAACTCCTGTCTCACAAACTGAACCTGACGAAgaacaaaatcaacaattaGAAGATGATCAATTAAGCGAGCAGCAATTACATGACCAGCAGGGTAATGATGAAGTTGCTGCCGAAGCGATGGCAGATTCTTTCGAAGGAAGTTTAAACGAATACGGCATCCCTAGAACAGAATCTGTCACATCGTCGACAGCCAACAATCCACCTCAATCAGTTAGAGACGAAGTCGAGAGTGAGCCAAAGGAAAACGCTGTCCTAGACATTGATCAACAGCTGGAAGATgctgaaaacaatgatatTACTAAACAAGGGAGTGAAACTGTACAACCAGCTTCTACTGATGAACCATTACCAGGTGGATGGTCTACTGGTTCTACGTTAGAAAAGGATCAAATATCAGATTCCGATGCTGACTCGATCAAGAAGACACCAATTTTAGAGACACAAGATAAAGTGTCAGATGCCCAGGGCGCTGAAATCGATATTCCTGCCATCCAAGATCTCAAACTTGAAGACACTCAAGTTTCTTCGGAGGATGAAAAGCATGAACAAGTCGAATCTTCCGCCAAAAATGTATCAAGTAAACCTGATACTCCTGAATTTGTCAATCAGTTCGAACACATTACACATCAAGATCTTGATGAGAATGTTTTCCATGACGCAAGCTCAGTCCAACCTTTTGATAGTGAGGAATCTGCTAAGGCACCGGTAGGAAATGACGAATGGGATGAGATTTTCTCTGGATTAGGCAACAATGGTAACACAATTCAAACTTCTGACGTACCAGCCTCCGTTACTCCTACTCCACTCCAGCACCCAGTACCTAGTGCAGGTTCTTTGCCTCTCTCCAGCATGTCCAAATCGCCGATTGATAGAGGTATTGCTGTAACGCCGAAATCTTTGGCAATCGAAGAGTTAAGCAGCATGGGCTTTtcaaaggaagaagctaCAAAAGCtcttgaaaaatgtgaTTGGGATCTTGATGATGCCACCAATTTACTACTTGATGGTGCATGA
- the NNF1 gene encoding MIND complex subunit NNF1 (similar to uniprot|P47149 Saccharomyces cerevisiae YJR112W NNF1 Essential component of the MIND kinetochore complex (Mtw1p Including Nnf1p-Nsl1p-Dsn1p) which joins kinetochore subunits contacting DNA to those contacting microtubules required for accurate chromosome segregation), giving the protein MSVDRYSGMEGTEHIRFQRLVQVCNKALEESIRKLQSWEKIHECFPNYGQTREGIENLTVCQQQVIKLWSNLSRVEFDAIFHERSIEEKLNQLDDLINKARSIDTSSSSKKLRKIDDLRPLELIEGNLQGAKESTLERINNKLQIIKESNEALETNLKDLNDNIFQELDQLQQVYDDMLNEKSMLPDETIKQAVSDMIIESRQTS; this is encoded by the coding sequence ATGTCAGTCGACAGGTATTCCGGAATGGAGGGGACTGAACACATTAGGTTTCAGAGACTGGTTCAAGTGTGCAATAAAGCATTGGAAGAAAGCATAAGGAAGCTACAGTCCTGGGAGAAGATACATGAGTGCTTCCCGAACTATGGTCAAACAAGAGAAGGGATAGAAAATCTTACAGTTTGTCAACAGCAAGTAATCAAATTATGgtcaaatctttcaagagTTGAATTTGACGCGATATTTCACGAGCGATCGATTGAAGAGAAATTAAATCAACTAGATGATCTCATAAACAAGGCAAGAAGCATAgatacttcttcttctagCAAGAAGCTGCgaaaaattgatgatttaaGGCCACTGGAACTAATTGAAGGGAATTTACAGGGTGCTAAAGAATCGACACTCGAAAGGATTAATAATAAATTACAGATAATAAAAGAATCTAACGAAGCGTTGGAGACAAATTTAAAGGACCTCAATGACaatatatttcaagaattggaCCAGTTGCAACAGGTTTATGACGATATGTTAAACGAAAAGTCCATGCTACCTGACGAAACGATAAAGCAGGCAGTTAGTGACATGATAATTGAATCAAGACAGACATCATAA
- the PXP2 gene encoding Pxp2p (similar to uniprot|P47148 Saccharomyces cerevisiae YJR111C Hypothetical ORF) gives MSLTAQRLVAISKWNGRFSVLNYLVAASTLSVCNESKEIPKIYHLAMVMSEENSPDDSALIDAANSVVTLCDKAESNDDASAYESLYQSPTVHQRELTEKFREALLKTSPLAGLPKAINGLRALHNVTPISLLAPYQHVSKNSTNVHDLFPKTKRNTDSDNEIERGMKHWNHLYGKVSGRVINNLNRSYPDLWYYTMSHAYGPLLSYSDVLDAQETSLIIISSLVPQDVNPQLWGHLKGAINVGCSKEAIENARTLSIQIAQWCGVEWKGDVVKL, from the coding sequence ATGTCTTTGACAGCTCAACGATTGGTCGCAATATCCAAATGGAATGGACGTTTTTCCGTTTTAAACTACCTTGTCGCCGCTTCGACATTGAGTGTGTGCAATGAATCTAAAGAAATCCCTAAGATATACCACCTTGCGATGGTAATGAGTGAAGAAAATTCGCCAGATGATTCTGCATTGATAGATGCAGCCAACTCTGTGGTGACCCTTTGTGACAAAGCGGAGTCAAATGATGATGCTAGCGCTTATGAAAGTTTATATCAGTCACCTACTGTTCACCAAAGAGAGTTGACAGAAAAATTCAGAGAGGCCTTATTGAAAACCAGTCCGTTGGCAGGTCTACCAAAAGCAATAAATGGATTGCGTGCATTACATAATGTAACTCCGATCTCATTATTAGCTCCGTATCAACATGTATCGAAGAATAGTACTAATGTTCACGACCTTTTCCCGAAGACCAAACGAAATACTGACTCGGACAATGAGATCGAACGGGGTATGAAACACTGGAATCATCTTTATGGTAAAGTCTCTGGAAGAGTCATCAATAACTTGAATAGGTCATATCCAGATCTTTGGTATTATACTATGTCGCATGCTTACGGGCCATTGCTTTCGTATTCTGATGTGCTAGATGCACAAGAAACAAGTCTAATAATTATTTCATCCCTTGTACCTCAGGATGTCAACCCTCAACTTTGGGGGCATTTGAAAGGAGCAATAAATGTAGGTTGTTCGAAAGAAGCTATTGAGAATGCAAGAACATTGAGTATTCAAATTGCTCAATGGTGCGGCGTTGAATGGAAGGGAGATGTAGTCAAGCTATAG
- the YMR1 gene encoding phosphatidylinositol-3-phosphatase YMR1 (similar to uniprot|P47147 Saccharomyces cerevisiae YJR110W YMR1 Phosphatidylinositol 3-phosphate), translated as MDYIKIARVDNVIWHKRGISLKGSLHLTTHHLIFTDDNSSREFWVAYPTIASVFKNKGSSLISKYKHHSEWEKEALYAGKDIWMFFNIKVITKDYNIFSLDLENEKNTQDVYDSLCKLTILDDVHKLYAFIYSPNKAETPFNSWNIYDPVKEFERQGLNFGDEECCKWRVSDINEDYSFCRTYPSKLVVPKTVSDTLISYSVKYRSQQRIPALTYYYAKNGASITRCAQPLPGITQQRSIQDEKLIREIFNCSINKTSKNIIVDARPTTNAMAQTALGGGTENMDNYGFNQTCSRMFLGIDNIHVMRDSLNYLVDNFLVDNDLYLPIDKSMLNSDKSSSWLKYIKLLLSSTDTLVKSIVFNNSNILVHCSDGWDRTAQITSLVQLSLDPYYRTIEGFMVLVEKDWLAFGHRFCERSGHLSSHSVFHDNSTRLSIALAAESLSLNDKKENELGEFSTMTSPETRISSTFKKFRNGTNMKLTSPVFQQFLDCVHQLLIQYPTQFEFNERFLRRLVYHLYSCQYGTFIFDNEYERVTNNAFHQTRSVWDYFRSRTHEFSNPNYREPSDDEEDWILPDWEKVEWWWQLFGRRDAEMNGPCPTHEDEDTLVKKTNTIVSSLKMPKFSLEIFSKK; from the coding sequence ATGGATTACATTAAAATAGCAAGAGTTGACAATGTTATCTGGCACAAGAGAGGTATTTCATTGAAGGGATCTCTGCATTTGACTACGCATCATTTGATCTTTACTGATGACAATTCTTCGAGGGAATTTTGGGTAGCGTATCCCACCATTGCGTCTGTGTTCAAAAACAAGGGAAGCTCTTTAATATCAAAGTACAAGCATCATTCCGAATGGGAAAAAGAAGCCTTATATGCTGGTAAAGACATCTGGatgtttttcaatattaaaGTAATAACCAAGGATTATAACATATTCTCtttggatttggaaaatgagAAGAATACTCAAGACGTTTACGATTCGTTATGCAAGTTGACAATTCTTGATGATGTTCACAAATTATACGCTTTCATCTACTCCCCAAACAAAGCAGAAACACCATTTAATAGCTGGAATATTTACGATCCCGTGAAGGAATTTGAAAGGCAGGGCCTAAATTTCGGTGACGAAGAATGTTGTAAATGGAGAGTTTCGGATATCAACGAAGATTACTCATTTTGTCGGACTTACCCAAGTAAGTTGGTGGTACCGAAGACTGTTTCAGACACATTAATATCTTATTCCGTGAAATATCGATCCCAGCAAAGAATTCCGGCTTTGACGTATTATTACGCAAAGAATGGGGCGTCAATTACTAGATGTGCACAACCTCTGCCCGGTATTACTCAACAACGATCGATTCAAGATGAGAAACTTATCAGGGAAATTTTTAATTGCAGTATAAACAAGACTAGTAAGAACATTATAGTAGACGCTAGGCCTACTACAAATGCAATGGCCCAAACTGCCCTAGGAGGAGGTACTGAAAATATGGATAACTATGGCTTTAATCAGACCTGCTCTCGGATGTTCTTAGGAATAGATAATATCCATGTAATGAGGGATTCTTTGAACTATTTGGTTGATAACTTCTTAGTGGATAATGATTTATACCTTCCAATTGACAAGAGTATGCTAAATTCGGATAAGTCAAGTTCATGGCTTAAATACATTAAACTACTTTTATCATCGACAGACACATTGGTAAAGTCtattgttttcaacaactcCAACATACTTGTGCATTGTTCTGATGGATGGGATAGAACAGCTCAGATAACATCCTTAGTTCAACTATCTCTCGATCCATACTACAGGACTATAGAGGGATTCATGGTTCTAGTCGAAAAGGATTGGCTTGCATTCGGTCATAGATTTTGTGAAAGGTCCGGCCATCTAAGTTCACATTCAGTATTTCATGACAACTCTACGAGATTAAGCATCGCTCTAGCTGCCGAATCCCTTTCGTTAAACGATAAAAAAGAGAACGAATTAGGGGAATTTTCCACAATGACCTCACCAGAAACCCGAATCTCCTCTACCTTCAAAAAGTTTAGAAATGGGACAAACATGAAGCTCACATCACCCGTTTTCCAACAATTCTTGGACTGTGTCCATCAActtttgattcaatatcCTACTCAGTTTGAGTTCAATGAACGTTTCTTAAGAAGGTTGGTGTACCATCTATATTCTTGTCAATATGGAACAttcatttttgataatgagTACGAAAGAGTCACCAACAACGCTTTCCATCAGACTAGAAGTGTTTGGGATTATTTCAGGTCAAGGACTCATGAGTTTTCCAATCCAAATTATAGGGAACCATCcgatgatgaggaagattGGATACTTCCTGATTGGGAGAAGGTAGAGTGGTGGTGGCAGCTTTTCGGAAGGAGGGATGCAGAGATGAATGGCCCTTGCCCAACTcatgaagatgaggataCGTTGgtgaagaaaacaaatacGATTGTGTCAAGCCTCAAGATGCCCAAATTTAGTTTGGAgatattttccaagaagTAA
- the MOH1 gene encoding Moh1p (similar to uniprot|P38191 Saccharomyces cerevisiae YBL049W MOH1) — protein MGISCCVYIEKPSGEDICLKHKHDRFVIYGCRNCRTHLSSSTQLMSKDYRGKTGDAYLMNEVLNVYEGEKQTRYMITGKYIVCDIYCSTCGALVGWKYLKSEKSNQQYKEGKYILELLPITQCR, from the coding sequence ATGGGAATCAGTTGCTGTGTTTATATTGAGAAGCCATCTGGCGAGGATATTTGTCTGAAACATAAGCATGATCGGTTTGTTATATACGGATGCCGTAATTGTAGGACACATTTGTCATCGAGTACACAGCTCATGTCTAAAGATTATCGAGGTAAGACCGGGGATGCGTATCTTATGAACGAGGTGCTTAATGTGTATGAGGGGGAAAAGCAGACGCGATACATGATTACGGGGAAGTACATAGTTTGCGACATATACTGTTCTACTTGCGGAGCGCTGGTGGGttggaaatatttgaagagcGAGAAGAGCAACCAGCAGTACAAGGAGGGCAAGTATATTTTGGAACTACTTCCCATAACTCAATGTAGATGA
- a CDS encoding ferric reductase family protein (weakly similar to uniprot|Q08905 Saccharomyces cerevisiae YOR381W FRE3 Ferric reductase, reduces siderophore-bound iron prior to uptake by transporters), translating into MRSSKLQFILTFLVVFLLNGVSASVKTDLFTPRSSALKITQACTQSLASVATFCTAKKAATCFCKNVDYAGSYFYCVFQHIEDDSTKKEFMNTVNQTCNGYSEKKILAVYENATSHLVKVSDVPHFNKSVPISFPVYYSEKFYNNYYDTMENFYNSYHHSFYYGAVLSAYFPVIFFFGGLIHWLKVFFPQKTNSVRRAMKKVWIVRVFEKHVTIPSLFNGTHAAPEPVTGGHYPTRLQSIFITAWWCLTFIFLCTNYRSHIAGSKTYPSKSIYLSRLIADRAGIMGVHLMVITFFLSGRNNIFLWWTGWKQSTFYAYHKAVARATVLVVCVHAIGYVIRSSLLKHYHRNLMKGYWICGAFALVAASTMVIQGLGRLRKLNYEIFYILHVFLALLVLIMTAFHLKKEEYTLFSYIMGAFWAFDRFARIVRILYFGVRTAKVTVIHDEVLMISIPRHKYWPVYPGAFGYIYFMKPTIFWQSHPFSIIPSEDGKHINFYIKVKKGATKTILKHVQKQKSQTAEIKVMFEGPYGSEKPLDHYRDILFYSSGNGIPGVYPYVMNLLKDPENRDKSITLYWIIQHIESVEWFMDELAALQNYSNVETVVYVTRHPGQPVFEVFDKEKADKEESTVDEMTNSIDGSEEYIKVLPNVEFRYEKPNIEELVRSDVSDLGSTDVAVVSCGHNAICDTIRRTVADISGTRTSGTLDYIEELQAW; encoded by the coding sequence ATGAGATCCTCCAAACTGCAATTtattttgacatttttgGTGGTGTTCCTATTAAATGGGGTGTCAGCATCTGTCAAAACTGATCTCTTTACCCCCAGAAGTTCTGCTCTGAAAATCACACAGGCATGTACACAATCATTGGCATCGGTAGCAACATTCTGCACCGCGAAAAAGGCTGCGACATGTTTCTGTAAGAACGTTGATTATGCGGGGTCATACTTTTACTGCGTCTTCCAACACATAGAAGATGACTCGACTAAAAAAGAGTTCATGAACACTGTGAATCAGACATGCAATGGTTAcagtgaaaagaagatcctTGCCGTATACGAAAACGCTACGTCTCATTTGGTAAAGGTAAGTGACGTCCCACACTTTAACAAATCGGTTCCAATCTCGTTCCCTGTGTATTACAGTGAAAAGTTCTATAATAATTACTACGATACCATGGAAAACTTTTATAATAGTTACCATCACTCATTTTATTACGGGGCAGTTCTATCAGCATATTTCCCAgttatatttttctttggtggtCTTATCCATTGGTTGAAAGTGTTCTTCCCACAGAAAACTAACTCAGTTAGAAGAGCTATGAAAAAGGTATGGATTGTTAGAGTGTTCGAAAAGCATGTTACCATTCCCTCTCTGTTTAACGGAACGCATGCTGCTCCTGAGCCAGTAACTGGTGGACACTATCCGACAAGGTTGCAGTCAATATTTATAACGGCATGGTGGTGCTTGACATTTATCTTCCTTTGTACGAATTATCGTTCACATATTGCAGGCAGTAAAACCTATCCCTCAAAGTCAATATACTTGAGTCGTCTTATCGCTGATAGAGCAGGTATCATGGGAGTTCATTTGATGGTTATAACATTCTTCTTGTCTGGCCGTAATAACATATTTTTATGGTGGACTGGCTGGAAGCAATCTACTTTCTATGCATACCATAAAGCTGTTGCCCGTGCTACTGTCTTAGTTGTCTGTGTGCATGCAATTGGGTACGTAATTAGATCTTCATTGCTTAAGCACTACCACCGTAATCTTATGAAAGGATACTGGATATGTGGTGCTTTTGCATTGGTTGCTGCCAGTACGATGGTGATACAGGGTCTCGGGAGATTAAGAAAACTTAACTACGAAATTTTCTATATCCTCCACGTCTTTTTGGCTCTATTGGTTTTAATCATGACAGCATTTcacttgaagaaagaagaatacacGTTATTCTCCTATATTATGGGTGCGTTCTGGGcatttgatagatttgCAAGAATCGTCAGAATTCTCTATTTCGGTGTGAGAACCGCAAAAGTGACTGTTATTCATGATGAAGTCCTTATGATCTCGATTCCTAGACACAAATACTGGCCAGTTTATCCTGGTGCATTCGGgtatatttatttcatgAAGCCAACTATTTTTTGGCAATCACATCCATTTTCGATCATTCCTAGTGAAGATGGGAAGCATATAAACTTCTACATCAAGGTGAAGAAGGGTGCTACGAAAACAATTTTGAAGCACgtccaaaaacaaaaatcaCAAACTGCTGAAATTAAGGTAATGTTCGAAGGACCATATGGGAGTGAAAAACCATTAGACCATTACAGAGACATATTGTTCTACAGCAGTGGGAATGGTATTCCAGGAGTGTATCCATATGtgatgaatttattgaagGATCCAGAGAATCGTGACAAGAGTATCACACTGTATTGGATCATTCAGCACATTGAGTCTGTTGAGTGGTTTATGGACGAGTTGGCAGCGTTGCAAAACTACTCCAACGTTGAAACGGTCGTATACGTCACAAGGCATCCGGGACAACCAGTTTTCGAAGTCTTCGATAAGGAAAAGGcagacaaagaagaaagcaCCGTGGATGAAATGACAAACTCGATCGATGGATCTGAAGAGTATATTAAAGTGTTGCCAAACGTTGAGTTTAGGTACGAAAAGCCAAATATTGAGGAATTGGTGAGATCCGACGTTTCAGATCTGGGATCCACAGACGTTGCCGTTGTCAGTTGTGGTCACAATGCAATTTGCGACACCATTAGAAGAACAGTCGCGGATATCTCTGGAACAAGAACTTCTGGTACACTTGATtatattgaagaacttcaaGCGTGGTAG